Below is a genomic region from Deltaproteobacteria bacterium.
CTCGGCGCCAAAGTCGCGTTAATTGAACGTCACCTTATGGGTGGCGATTGCTTGAATGTCGGTTGCGTACCATCCAAAGCCGTCATTCGCTCTTCGCGGGTTGTCAGCGATATCCGTGACGCCGAACGGTTTGGCGTACGCGTCAAAGGAGAGGTAGAAGTCGACTTTGCGGCAGTCATGGAACGGATGCGACGGTTACGCGCTGGGATTAGCCATCATGATTCCGCGCATCGCTTTCATAAAGAACTCGGGGTCGACGTCTTTCTCGGCGACGGCCACTTTACCGGTCCTGATACCATTGAAGTCGCGGGCAAAACTTTGCGCTTTAAGCGTGCCGTTATCGCGAGCGGTGCGCGCGCGGTAAATCCGTCGATCTCAGGGTTAGCCGCAGCGGGATTCTTAACCAACGAAACCGTCTTTTCACTCACCGAATGTCCGCGTCGCCTGGCGGTCATCGGTGGTGGACCCATTGGGTGTGAACTCGCGCAGGCGTTTCGTCGCTTGGGTTCTGATGTCGTACTGTTCCACAATGCCGGTCACATTCTCAATCGCGAGGATGCCGACGCTGCCGAGATCGTGCAACAGACATTTCTGCGAGAAGGCATCCAGCTCGTTCTCGATTCTGAAATCGTTCACGTCGAACGTACGGCAAATGGCAAAGTCTTCCACTTCACCTCGCAAGGAAAGGCGGATTCCATTACTGTCGATGAAGTTCTTGTTGGTGCAGGACGTGCACCGAACGTGGACGGGTTAAATCTTGAAACTGTCGGGGTGGAGTACGACAGGAAACGCGGCGTCAAAGTCAACGATCGCTTACAAACCACGAATCCGCGGATTTATGCTGCCGGTGACATTTGCATGGACTGGAAATTTACCCACGCTGCCGATTTCGCCGCACGGATTGTGATTCAGAACACCCTGTTTCATGGCAAAAAGAAACTCAGTGCTTTGACCATGCCCTGGTGCACCTACACTGATCCAGAAATTGCGCACGTCGGCCTCTACGAACGTGATGCGCAAGAAAAAGGCATAGAACTGAACACCTTCACGATTGCCATGAGTCAAGTTGATCGTGCCATTGCCGACGGTGAAGAAGATGGTTTCGTAAAGGTCCACGTCAAAAAAGGCACCGATCAGATTCTTGGTGCAACGATTGTTGCCCGCCATGCAGGAGACATGATTAGCGAACTTACACTGGCGATGGTGGGCAAGGTGGGCCTCTCAACCCTCGCCTCAGTCATCCATCCGTATCCGACCCAGGCAGAAGCGATCCGTAAGGTTGGCGACGCGTACAATCGCACCCGCCTTACTCCACTCGTCAAGAATATTTTTCATCGCTGGCTAGCATGGACACGCTAAAAGGTTGCCTGAGAAGTAAGCACAAGCTGTCATTGCGAAGAGCCAGAGGTGACGAAGCAGTCTCAGCATCAGCAGCTAAGGAGACAACGATTGCTTCGTGCCGTTCGCAATGACACTCTCAGAGGACTTCCTCAGACCGACTCTAAAAGAAAAGTAGTTGAGCTCGCACTTCATGGTCAGTAAACAACAGTGATGAAAGATGGAGAAGGTACAGTGAAAAGTGAAGAGCAAATGTCCTCCCCTGCGTTTCTTCATTTCTCATTCTTCTTTTTCAATTGAATTACCCATGTTGACTTGTCGTGAATTTATCAACTTCATCGCCGATTATTTGGCAGGCACCCTGTCCCAGAATGAATCCCACGCCTTCGCGTACCATCTCGCCGATTGTCCTGAGTGTTCACAATATCTAAGCAGTTATCAAACGACCGTGTTAGCAAGTCACCTTGCGTATGCCGACCCAGAGGACGCGGTCCCCGCTGAGGTTCCAGAAGAATTAGTGCACGCGATCCTCAGCGCTCGAGCGCAGAGTGCTCCAGTCGAGAGAGACCGGCAATAGACGAAACTGATACGTCTATGCTAACGTCCGGGCTGTGAAGACTGAACCTCCTATTCACAAACAGTCCGCAACTGCAGGGGAAGACACCGCGCTGCTCAGCCGCCTCCGTGCTGGAGATTCGGCTGCCTATGAAACCCTGGTTCGTAGCTATAGTGGTCGCCTGCTGGCGGTCACGCGACGACTGCTCCGCAATGAAGAAGATGCCAAAGATGCCTTACAAGATGCGTTTATCTCCGCCTTTCGCGCGCTGCATACATTCGAAGAAGGCTCTCTTCTGTCGACCTGGCTTCATCGCATCGCTGTGAATGCCGCGTTAATGAAACTGCGGACCCGTCGGCGCCACCCCGAAGATTCGCTTGACGATCTGCTACCAAAGTACATCGAAGATGGCCACCGTGAGGATGGCCATCGTGGCAATCCCACCAAACCGTGGAAAGAACCGGAAGGACTATTGCAGCAACGCGAAACTCGCGCGTTGGTACGCGAGTGCATCGACCGGCTCCCTGAGACATACCGAACAGTCCTTTTGCTGCGTGACATTGAAGAACTCGACACCGAGGAAGCGGCACAGTTGATCGGCATCAGTCCAAACGCAATTAAGATTCGCCTGCACCGGGCTCGGCAGGCTCTCCGTACTTTACTTGACCCACATTTTCAGGAAAATGCTGTATAATTTTGCAATATACCTGAGTTTTTACCACAGCATTCAGGGTTATCAGCAAAGGATCTATTATGACCTGTCGTGAGTTTGTCGAGTTTCTCTGGTGCTATATTGATAATGACCTCTCTCCCGTAGAGCGCGCGACGTTTGACGAGCACCTAGCAAAATGTCCCGATTGTGTGAAATACTTGCAGCAGTATCAAGCAACGACTCGGATCGGTAAGGCGGTAGAGGTTTCCTCAAGTGAACCAATTCCCTCAGATGTCCCCGAGGACCTTGTGCAGGCTATTCTCAAATCACGCATAAAGGTTGCGTAGCCGGACTATAAGCTCACCCTATGGAATGGTGGCACTGGGCCATCTTTGGTCTGCTGCTCGCGTTTGTCGAAGCCGCGACGCCTGGCGGTTTCTACGCGGCATTCTTTTCTGTCAGTGCATTTCTCGTTGCTCTGCTGGCAGGAGTTGGTCTGAGTGGACCACTGTGGTGGCAATGGTTGTTGTTCTCGGTGCTGTCAGTGGTCTCCCTCGTCGTGTTCCGCAAACGCCTCCTGTCTGCGCTTGGTGGCCAACGAAATCTCCCATACGCAGTAGATAGTCTCGTCGGAGAACTGGCACTCCTTCATGAAGACCTTCCTGCAGGTGCGTTCGGGAAAGCTGAACTGCACGGCACTGTATGGAATGTACAAAATGGTAGCCCACTGCCCCTGACCAAAGGACAGCGGTACCGTGTCCAACAAGTCAATGGGCTCACCCTGATCCTGAACACCCTTTAACAAGAAGGAAACACGCGCATGGATGGAACATTACTGCTTGTTATTGTCCTCGCCCTTCTCGTCTGGTTCGTGCTCACGAAACTCGCCATTGTCGTTCCGCAACAGAGTGCCTACGTCGTCGAACGCTTAGGACGATACTCAGGAACACTCAGCGCCGGCTTCCATATCCTTGTCCCGTTTGTTGATACCGTACGCTATCGCCATTCTCTCAAAGAAACCGCGCTCGATATCCCGCCGCAGGTCTGCATCACGCGCGATAACGTCCAAGTACAAGTCGACGGAGTGTTATACTTTAAGATCATGAATCCAGAGCGTGCTTCCTATGGAGTGGCAGATTACGTCTTTGCGATTACCCAACTCGCCCAAACGACGCTGCGAAGCGAGATCGGTAGGATTGAACTCGACCGCACCTTTGAAGAGCGGACCCAGATCAACACCAATGTCGTGAATGAACTCGACAAAGCCACTGAACCGTGGGGCATTAAAGTCCTCCGCTATGAAATTAAGAACATTACTCCGCCAGCCGACGTGTTGGCTGCGATGGAAAAACAAATGCGCGCCGAGCGTGAGAAGCGGGCGTTAATTTTGACCTCAGAAGGTGAGCGTGACGCTGCGATTAACTCGGCCGAGGGTCAAAAACAACAAGTCATCAAAGCGTCGGAAGCCAAGAAGCAACAAGAAATGAATGAGGCTGAAGGCGAAGCGGCTGCGATTCTTTCGATCGCCAGTGCCACTGCCGAAGGGATTCGTAAAGTCGCAGATGCGATCCGGATGCCTGGAGGCCAGGAGGCAGTTCAGCTTCGGGTGGCTGAACAATACATCACAAAGTTCGGGGAGCTCGCCAAGACCAACAATACGATGATTTTGCCAGCGAGCGTCTCTGATATCGGTTCGATGATGGCCATGGCCATGAACGTCATCAAAACAGCCGGGAAGGACAGCGAAGCACCAAAGGACTCGTAAATCTCGCTTCTCATGCTCTCTGCTACAGAGGTTTATGTCGAGGGCTTGAGCAAGAGTATGCAACAAATACAGACTTTCGCGTAAGTGACAATCTGACCCAAAATACGATATTATTGAAGCGTTTTTTTGGCCCCTTTCCCACTCTTCCCCACTTTTGGTTTTTCATAATGAGGGAACGGATGAGGAGGAAACCGGGTGTGTGAGGTTATCGGTCACCACAGGGTCAGGGGACGGATGCTCGAACAATGAGGACGGTAGGATCGTACAACGTTTCTCAAGAGGAAACCGTCTCCGTTCACGTTTCCGGAGCTGATTTGCGCAGAGCCTGCGATCGTCTGGTAGCGCAAAGTCTTTCTCCCATTTGCTTTTCTCTTGCTGGAGTCTACGCATTAGTCGCAGTCAGTCACACCTTCGCTCTCTTCGAACCCCAATCCTTGCTTCTTGGTAGTGTCGCATTCGGGACCATTATTTTCCTTCTTGCACTGCCGTACGTAATCCACCGGTGGCCGATACCGCAGGAATGGAGTCACGTTTGCGGGGCAAGCATTGTCGCCGTTGTGGTAGGAAATGTCCTCCTCCGCTTTTTCGTCCTGCAGAACACAAGATACACCATCGATATTGTCCTGTGTGTCATCGGCACTGGAGGTTTATTTTTATCCGCGCGCTGGCTCCTCGGTACACTGTTCGCCATTGTCACAAGCTGGGTCGTTGCGGCAGCGGTCCTGTTCCCTACCATCCTGTGGAGCCACGAAGCGCTAGTTATCGTTGCAGCTTCAGTTCTCGCTATCCTCATCCACCTCGTTCGTCGCCGTAACGTTCAAGAGCTTGAATGGCTGCGTCAGCAAGAGCGTGGTCAGAGAACTGCGCTCGAAGCCACTCTCACGCAGTTACATCAGAGTGAAGCGCACTATCGCAGTTTGGTTGATAATGCCAATGATGGCATTGTGTCATTTACCCTGGATGGCACGCTCACGAGTGTCAATCGGGGATTGGCGGAAATGCTCGGCTGGTCAGTACAGGAAATGATGGGACATACCTATCGAGAGTTTGCAACGCCGGAGTTTTGGCGCCAAGGGGAAGAGCGAACGCGTAAAGTACTGGCTGGTGAACGAGTCCCTTCATCCTTTACCGGAGAGTTACGCCGTAGAGACGGAAGTCTCGTGCCGGTTGAGGCCCGTGCTCGCTTGATCCGCGATGCAGCAGGCCATGTCGTCGGTGTTCAAGGCATCTTTCGTGACATTACTGAACGCATGAAAGTCGAAGAACACCTCCGCCTTTACAATGAGCAGATCCAACGTCATGCAGAGGAACTGGAACAGCGAGTCGCGGAACGCACTGTCGCCTTGATGGACGCGAATGCCTCGCTACAAGAAGAAATCAGCGAGCGCATGCGCATTCAAGCCATCGTCCGTGAAAGCGAGGAACGCTACCGTAGTCTCTTTGAAGCGTGTCCTGAGGCAATCCTCGTCCACCATGATGGCCGTGTGGTGCTTGCCAACCCTGCGTGTGCGAGACTTGCCGGATTTCCGGATGCAGACGCACTCATTGGGAAGTCCATTTGGGACTTTATCCCCGCCGAAGTCAGTGGAGTCACCCGCGAACGCCTGAATGCGCTCATTGAAGAACAACGCCCCGCAGAACCGATCGAGATCAAACTTCGTCGCCTAACAGGAGAGCTACTCGATGTTGAGTCCTCTGCCATTTTCTTCTTGTATCGAGGGAAACCTGCGGCTCTCGGATTTCTCAGAGACATCACTACACGTAAGCGTGCCGAGGAGGGACTTCGTGAACTGAACGCCCAACTCGAACAGCGGGTCAAGACACGAACCGCGCAATTACAGATTGCCAAAGAGCAAGCCGAAGCCGCCGATCGCCTCAAGTCCGCGTTCCTTGCGACAATGTCCCATGAATTACGTACCCCTCTCAACTCGATCATTGGCTTCACTGGGGTGATTCTGCAAGGACTGGCTGGCCCGCTCAACAGTGAGCAGAGCAAACAGCTTGACATGGTACGAACCAGCGCCCGACATTTGCTCAGCCTGATTAATGACGTGCTCGACATTTCCAAGATCGAAGCTGGCCAAATTGAAATTCATGCCAAATCGTTCGCCTATCCAGAAGCAATCGAGAAGGTCGTCAAGACCGTAAGTGTCCTGGCTGAGCAAAAAGGCTTGGCTTTGCAGACGGCGGTCGCTGCGAATATCAATCTGATTGAGAGTGATCGCCGTCGCGTCGAACAGATTCTGCTCAATTTACTCAACAATGCGATAAAGTTTACCGAAACTGGCACGGTACGACTGGAATGCCGTCGTATCCCTGGCTGGATTGAAACGAGCGTAAGTGACACTGGCATCGGAATCAGAAATGACGATCGCCACAAACTCTTTCAGACGTTTCGTCAGTTAGATACCGGCCTGACCCGTCGTCACGAAGGAACTGGTCTCGGACTGGCCATCTGCAAGCGCTTGGTCGAATTACTTGGCGGGACAATTTGGGTTGACAGTGTGTGGGGCATGGGCAGCACCTTCACGTTCACGCTCCCTATAACTGAGCCAACAGAAAACCTACAACCTTATGTCGCTCACCATCTTAGTCATTGAAGATAACGAACAGAACCTCTATCTGACCACGTTCCTGCTGGAAAAGCACGGCTATCGTGTTGTCCACGCTCGTGACGGTCAAGAAGGGATTGCCCTTGCGGTACAGGTCAATCCCACGTTGATCCTGCTTGATATTCAATTGCCGATTATGGACGGCTATACCGTCGCCGAAGCCCTTCGCAGTAATCCTGTCCTTACCGCGATCCCGATTGTCGCCATCACGTCATATGCGATGCCAGGCGATCGGGAGCGCATCCTGACCGCCGGCTGCACCGGGTATATCGAGAAACCCATTAACCCCGACACCTTCATCAGCGAAGTGCAACAACATCTCCTAACACCTAAGGTCACACTATGAGCCGCTTCCTCGTCGTTGACGACAATCCGCAAAATATCTACCAGTTATATGTCCTGCTTGGGGGGCACGGACATACGGTTGAGTCGGCCCTTAACGGGGAAGAGGCTCTGGCGAAAGCACAGCAAACGCCTCCAGATGTGGTCATCACAGATGTGTTAATGCCAATCATGGACGGATTCACACTCTGTCGACATTGGCGTGCGGATGACCGGCTCTGCTCAATTCCACTCGTGATCTACACGGCAACCTATACTGACACTGAAGACGAAGAACTAGCCCTCAGCCTTGGCGCGACCCGATTCTTGATTAAACCGATTGAGCCAGAAGAATTCATGCAGCAAATCGAGAACGTTCTCCGACAGCACCAGAGCGGCCATTTACATCCACCGCCGGACACGTCCCTGCAAGAGCCGCAATATCTGAAAATGTACAACGAAGCGCTCGTACGCAAGTTAGAGGATAAGATCGCTGATCTTGAACGCGAAGTCGCGAAGCGCCAGCAAACAGAGGAAGCGCTCCGACAGGCAAAGGAACGGGCGGAAGTCGCCAATAGCGTAAAGAGCGAATTTTTAGCCATGATGAGTCATGAACTCCGGACCCCCCTACATGTCATCCTCGGCTATGCTGACCTCCTTTTGGAGAACACATTTGGTGAACTGAGTAGCGGTCAGAGTGACGTATTGGTGCGCCTGAGAAACAACGGACGCGTCTTGCTTGAGCGTATTTCGCTGGTACTTGATCTGCGTCGACTTGAGGATGGACGCTTTCCGCTTGAGGTGAGCGAGGTGAGTCTTCCCCTCCTTGTCCAACAGGTGGAAGACGAGATGCCCGAACTTCGCCAGCAACCCGGCGTTCGCTATATCCGTACGGTCGCTGCGTCCCTTCCACCATTGCGTACCGATCCGGGGAAGTTGCGCTTGGTGCTGCGGAACTTACTGAGCAATGCACTGAAGTTTACTGAAGCTGGGACCATATCATTAAAAGTGACGAAAAACGATCAGGGAATCGAGATCGGAGTGAGTGACACCGGAATCGGCATTCGGGCACACGCGCTCCCTCATATTTTTGATCCCTTTTATCAGGTCACGGACGTCAACACACCACAACGCGGCGGTGTCGGGCTCGGGCTCCACATCGTCAAACGTTTGCTTGACTTACTCGACGGCAGCGTGACAGTCGACAGTCAATTCGGCAGTGGCTCAACCTTCTCTGTTTTCCTTCCCTGGGGAGGTCCGCCAGAAACGCTCGCAGAGGATGACTAAATCAAACCACCCAAGAGTGGTACACTTTGGGTTGTCACCGGAGAGACCGTAGCGTCACTGGTCACAACTTAAGCGAAGAGCCTTGTGTTTTTAGCCTATTAGCTACGGATATAGGTCCCTTCTCCCTCAGGGAGAAGGTCAGGATGAGGGTGACAAGCAGTACAAACCACTCTTTTTCATCCCCTCACCCTAGCCCTCTCCCTGAGGGAGAGGGAATTTGACACTGCCGACGTCTTAAGTTGCGACTGATGCCGTAGGGTGCGCTGTGCGCACCCTACCCCAACTGTACGAATGTTCGCGGGTCCGATTTAGTGGTCAGTCAGATGAATGCTGAGAGGCAAGTGGGGGGCGTCATTCCTGCGAAAGCGGTAGTCCCGGGAAGTAAAGTCAGCGATCGCATCCTACACTTCGTCAATAACCGTCCCCTTCGGAATAACCACGATCCCATTATCGGTGACGGTAAATCGTTGTCGATCACGCTCCAGGTCGTAACCAATCACAGCCCCAGCACAGATATTCACATTTTTGTCGATAATCGCATGACGCACTCTCGCGTAGCGTCCAATCTCAACATCGTCAAACACCACACTATCTTCGACATGAGCCCAGCTGTGGACGAACACACGCGGCCCCAGAATCGAATGTTCGACACGAGCACCGCTGATAATACAACCATTACACACGAGCGAA
It encodes:
- a CDS encoding mercuric reductase — encoded protein: MKTPVTPLDNSLADDWQPTKAKGSHPEVLPNDAHNAQLIANVHPTDWTNPEPAPRYNLVVIGAGTAGLVTAAGAAGLGAKVALIERHLMGGDCLNVGCVPSKAVIRSSRVVSDIRDAERFGVRVKGEVEVDFAAVMERMRRLRAGISHHDSAHRFHKELGVDVFLGDGHFTGPDTIEVAGKTLRFKRAVIASGARAVNPSISGLAAAGFLTNETVFSLTECPRRLAVIGGGPIGCELAQAFRRLGSDVVLFHNAGHILNREDADAAEIVQQTFLREGIQLVLDSEIVHVERTANGKVFHFTSQGKADSITVDEVLVGAGRAPNVDGLNLETVGVEYDRKRGVKVNDRLQTTNPRIYAAGDICMDWKFTHAADFAARIVIQNTLFHGKKKLSALTMPWCTYTDPEIAHVGLYERDAQEKGIELNTFTIAMSQVDRAIADGEEDGFVKVHVKKGTDQILGATIVARHAGDMISELTLAMVGKVGLSTLASVIHPYPTQAEAIRKVGDAYNRTRLTPLVKNIFHRWLAWTR
- a CDS encoding sigma-70 family RNA polymerase sigma factor; this encodes MHKQSATAGEDTALLSRLRAGDSAAYETLVRSYSGRLLAVTRRLLRNEEDAKDALQDAFISAFRALHTFEEGSLLSTWLHRIAVNAALMKLRTRRRHPEDSLDDLLPKYIEDGHREDGHRGNPTKPWKEPEGLLQQRETRALVRECIDRLPETYRTVLLLRDIEELDTEEAAQLIGISPNAIKIRLHRARQALRTLLDPHFQENAV
- a CDS encoding NfeD family protein, with translation MEWWHWAIFGLLLAFVEAATPGGFYAAFFSVSAFLVALLAGVGLSGPLWWQWLLFSVLSVVSLVVFRKRLLSALGGQRNLPYAVDSLVGELALLHEDLPAGAFGKAELHGTVWNVQNGSPLPLTKGQRYRVQQVNGLTLILNTL
- a CDS encoding paraslipin; this encodes MDGTLLLVIVLALLVWFVLTKLAIVVPQQSAYVVERLGRYSGTLSAGFHILVPFVDTVRYRHSLKETALDIPPQVCITRDNVQVQVDGVLYFKIMNPERASYGVADYVFAITQLAQTTLRSEIGRIELDRTFEERTQINTNVVNELDKATEPWGIKVLRYEIKNITPPADVLAAMEKQMRAEREKRALILTSEGERDAAINSAEGQKQQVIKASEAKKQQEMNEAEGEAAAILSIASATAEGIRKVADAIRMPGGQEAVQLRVAEQYITKFGELAKTNNTMILPASVSDIGSMMAMAMNVIKTAGKDSEAPKDS
- a CDS encoding PAS domain S-box protein produces the protein MRTVGSYNVSQEETVSVHVSGADLRRACDRLVAQSLSPICFSLAGVYALVAVSHTFALFEPQSLLLGSVAFGTIIFLLALPYVIHRWPIPQEWSHVCGASIVAVVVGNVLLRFFVLQNTRYTIDIVLCVIGTGGLFLSARWLLGTLFAIVTSWVVAAAVLFPTILWSHEALVIVAASVLAILIHLVRRRNVQELEWLRQQERGQRTALEATLTQLHQSEAHYRSLVDNANDGIVSFTLDGTLTSVNRGLAEMLGWSVQEMMGHTYREFATPEFWRQGEERTRKVLAGERVPSSFTGELRRRDGSLVPVEARARLIRDAAGHVVGVQGIFRDITERMKVEEHLRLYNEQIQRHAEELEQRVAERTVALMDANASLQEEISERMRIQAIVRESEERYRSLFEACPEAILVHHDGRVVLANPACARLAGFPDADALIGKSIWDFIPAEVSGVTRERLNALIEEQRPAEPIEIKLRRLTGELLDVESSAIFFLYRGKPAALGFLRDITTRKRAEEGLRELNAQLEQRVKTRTAQLQIAKEQAEAADRLKSAFLATMSHELRTPLNSIIGFTGVILQGLAGPLNSEQSKQLDMVRTSARHLLSLINDVLDISKIEAGQIEIHAKSFAYPEAIEKVVKTVSVLAEQKGLALQTAVAANINLIESDRRRVEQILLNLLNNAIKFTETGTVRLECRRIPGWIETSVSDTGIGIRNDDRHKLFQTFRQLDTGLTRRHEGTGLGLAICKRLVELLGGTIWVDSVWGMGSTFTFTLPITEPTENLQPYVAHHLSH
- a CDS encoding response regulator, which encodes MSLTILVIEDNEQNLYLTTFLLEKHGYRVVHARDGQEGIALAVQVNPTLILLDIQLPIMDGYTVAEALRSNPVLTAIPIVAITSYAMPGDRERILTAGCTGYIEKPINPDTFISEVQQHLLTPKVTL
- a CDS encoding hybrid sensor histidine kinase/response regulator; the encoded protein is MSRFLVVDDNPQNIYQLYVLLGGHGHTVESALNGEEALAKAQQTPPDVVITDVLMPIMDGFTLCRHWRADDRLCSIPLVIYTATYTDTEDEELALSLGATRFLIKPIEPEEFMQQIENVLRQHQSGHLHPPPDTSLQEPQYLKMYNEALVRKLEDKIADLEREVAKRQQTEEALRQAKERAEVANSVKSEFLAMMSHELRTPLHVILGYADLLLENTFGELSSGQSDVLVRLRNNGRVLLERISLVLDLRRLEDGRFPLEVSEVSLPLLVQQVEDEMPELRQQPGVRYIRTVAASLPPLRTDPGKLRLVLRNLLSNALKFTEAGTISLKVTKNDQGIEIGVSDTGIGIRAHALPHIFDPFYQVTDVNTPQRGGVGLGLHIVKRLLDLLDGSVTVDSQFGSGSTFSVFLPWGGPPETLAEDD